The genomic stretch TCAaaacaaccaaaaagaaaaaaaaataatagatctGATATCTTTTTAGGCTCTTGtgataaaaatttataaaatctaAAAACACATTTTCAACCAAtatgaaaggggaaaaaaaattgcacaaaGTTAAATTAGTCAAGTAAGTTTGGATTTCGGAGGACAGTTCAGACCCCACCACCCAACTGATCAAGGAATGGAGATGGGATACAGCCAAAAAGGAAAGGTCAGTAATAGTTTTGAACTTTACCATAAATTGAATTTCATTTGCCCCTGCAAAGTAGAAACATGAATCACCATCTCCTTGAGGACCCAGATGCAAAGGAGAGACTGAAAATCAGAAAACTAAACCCAATGTTCACCAAGATCAGCTTTCCTCTTCTCCTCAgctctttccttctttcatcACTCTTCTTCATCTGCAGAGCGATTGAAATTGAAGTGGGTAATGTCTTCATCACAGCATTCCCATACTGCTACTCTTaaatactgttttttttttttctgaaaattttgtagTTTCTCAGTATTCGGTATTTTGTTTGAGATTAACATCAATCATGGTCATGCAGTGgtgggtttttgtttttgttttgttttgtttttttttttaagggattattttattccttttctGGTAATCCCTGCATGTTGTGTAGTTTCATTGCTGTGTAATGTGGTTTGAGGCTGAACCTAAATCTGTACTGTTCATTCACTGATAATGGATTTATGGATTCTCAACAAGAGAGGAACCCTGGAAGACCCACCTATCCTTAGATTGATGCTTGAagataatccaaaaaaaaaaaaataaaataaaataaaataaaataaaatcttttattTCAGTCTTCTATCTTTGTCTGTTGCTTCTGTAATGTGCTTAAGTTTGAACTCTGAGTGAGGGTCCTCAGTTCATGTCCTCCATAAATCAGAGTTCAGTGAAAAACCTCTAATAAGAGAAATTGAATGACACCCATTTGCATTTCTGAAATGTGGAACTTCTTTTTGTGCATTTGATATTTTTGTCTGccaagtttctctctcttctcagtttcttcttctcccccatcCCCAAAATGGGTTCTTCATGAATGGCAAAACAAACAGAAGATGAGACACCATTTGGTTACGAGGAAGGGAGTGACAATGGCCCACAGCGTTGGGCCAAAATAGACCCACATTGGAAAACTTGTGGCAATGGAGAAATGCAATCTCCCATTGATCTTCTCAACAAAAGGGTTCAAGTTCTTCCTGGTTTGGGGAAATTAAAGAGGGACTATAGATCAGCCCCTGCTAAAGTGAAAAACAGAGGACATGATATTGCTGTAAGTTCCCTTTGATCTTTAAATTccaattcattttctctctttaacgccccccccccccccaccccaaccaaaaaaaaaatcattttctctCTAAACCTCTGTGAAATTTCCCATGAAAACTGTTGACCTACTAGAGACGACCTATGGATCAGATATCCAGAAGATCTGGTCTGAGTCAACGAGTAGGTGCACTGATAAAGCTAGTTTATACTTTTTTTAATGTCTGCGTGGGACctctaaatatttttttttgtcgaATAAACTTATTTACTGTGTTCTATTTCAGGTTGAATGGGAAGGAGATGCAGGGGTTATTAATATAAATGAAACATATTATAGTCTAAAACAGTGTCATTGGCATTCACCTTCTGAGCACACCTTCAATGGCTCAAGGTTTGCAAACTTCTACAATCTATGTAAAACTAAAAGTATTCATTTTTTTGTACTGGTCATTTTGGTGAAGGCTTCCTTTTCTATTGGGCAGACATCTGATATGGTAGTTTTTAATATCCTCCATTGCAGGTACAACTTGGAGCTGCACCTGGTTCATTATAGTAAATCTGGGCAGATAGCTGTTATTGGAATCACCTACAAATATGGAAGACCTGATCATTTTTTATCTAAGGTTAATCaaatggctctctctctctctctttctctctcacacacacacacacacaagaatAAGCATGTGCATGCATATCTACTAGTCTATGAATGTGAACACATTAGCATATAAGTAGTTTATTTTCAGGTGgccagtcttttattttctcaatgaatCAGATTGGGTATTTTTTTATCCGGAATTTCATATTTTACAAATAGAAATATAGAGCAAGCAATCAGGGAACACCGGTGGGCTTCTTTTCAATTGGCATAGTACTAATTCAGCCTAGTGAGGCTGTGCCGAGAAGCAGGGGAATTGGACTATCGTTTATGATCCATGAAACAGGGGTCACTGAGTCAAGTGTAACTTTGACAATTTTCCAACAAaagaattatttattaaattgtaATATAGAATTGATTCATGCCAATTGCTAAAAGGACAACTCAGtacacgaggctcccgctacagCAGGGTCAGGGAGGAGCAAAAATACGCAGCCTTACCcactgcttcgcagaagaggctttttccaaattttgaacCTGTGACGAACATGTTGCGATAGCGCAACTTAAACGTTGGGCTGTTTCCAATTGCTGCTTGTGAAAAAGGGCCTCTCAGTTGAGTGATTGGTAAACTGAGAGACTTTCCCGTAAGACTGGGTTATCTAGGAAACTGGTTTttaataaaaccaaaaaaaaaaaaaaaaaaaaaaggtttcatgCAGAAGATATAGATAGACTTGGTTTGAACTGCTATTAAAAGTATGTGTTCTTATTACTCGCTAGAATTTTCTAGGTTTTGGATTGTACAGAATGAAACCATTTCTATTATCATTAGTTTTGGTGATCAATAAGAATAGCAATCAGATGCTCTGGGATACCATTTGAAAGAAGCGTAGCCTTAGTTTGGTTTCTTCTTGGATATAATGTGGCCTTCTTTGGCAGCTGGTCCCTCAACTTGGCTCACATGGAATGACAAAGAAGGATGGAGGAATTATTAATCCCGGAGATATAAAGTTTGGGAGCAGAAAGTATTACAGATACATGGGATCTCTTACTGTTCCTCCATGCACAGAGGGTGTCATTTGGACCATAAGCAAGAAGGTAGGGTATCTGAaaccttttccattttttatcaCCAAAGTCTACCACTACCATTGacatagatttttcttttgtagGTAAGGACTGTTTCAAGGGAGCAAGTGAGGGCTTTAAGGGATGCAGTTCATGATGTAAGTTTTTTCAGTGTGCACAATAGCTGAGTAACTTTGACACAGTTCATTGGATCTCTTTCTGTTTGTCTTTAGTCCTTTTGTTGATTTTTATCTTTATAATTTCCAGGGATACGAAGAAAATGCGAGGCCCATTCAACATCAAAATGATAGAACTGTTTTGTTGTATACTCCAAGAGTGACTGGAGGATTTACCTAGTAATATGTTATAGAATCTTAAACAATGCTGGTGTTTATTTTTGTGATAATAAAAAATGCTGGTGTTTAGTCTTCTAGCTATTAATAGATATatctttgttattattttccttttcagaaCTCAATTCAAAATCTAATTAAGAAGGTCAAATTTTAGAGAGGTTTGTTCTAAACCTGCCCAGTGGCTATTATACTGGGTCAATAGGTGATGTGTGATGATCCATTAGAAAAGTGTTGGTTGCAAATGATTTGGTCTAGATAGATGAGCCACCCTGGCAAGGGGGCTGGAGATGAAGATAAAGAAGATCTGAcaccaatagttttcttttttcccattcttaattttttttttatgcaagtaGAGAAAAGCTTATCAGAAAAGAAACTTACAAACATAGTTGAATATTATTAGTTCCAACTGCTCTACTCTAAATATTGACAGAATCAAAAGACTTAAATCGACATAGAAGTGTCCAGCAAAATATTAAACACTTCTCATGGCAACCCTTCCTGTGTGACTTATCACTTGTGTGATCCATTCTACCAACCTGTTGACAGTCCATCCAAATAGTCACTGTTTCCCAGTCTTGCTCCTTTGCTCGCTGCAGCCCTTGAAACAATCCTCGTATCTTCGATTCATCTGGTGTCCTTACAAAACCATGGTTTATTGAAGACACAACAAACTGAGAGATACATATCAAGATTGACGCCCAACCTGCACTATTTGACGAAGGTTCAAAACTACTGTCGC from Macadamia integrifolia cultivar HAES 741 chromosome 14, SCU_Mint_v3, whole genome shotgun sequence encodes the following:
- the LOC122060945 gene encoding alpha carbonic anhydrase 4-like, with the translated sequence MNHHLLEDPDAKERLKIRKLNPMFTKISFPLLLSSFLLSSLFFICRAIEIEVEDETPFGYEEGSDNGPQRWAKIDPHWKTCGNGEMQSPIDLLNKRVQVLPGLGKLKRDYRSAPAKVKNRGHDIAVEWEGDAGVININETYYSLKQCHWHSPSEHTFNGSRYNLELHLVHYSKSGQIAVIGITYKYGRPDHFLSKLVPQLGSHGMTKKDGGIINPGDIKFGSRKYYRYMGSLTVPPCTEGVIWTISKKVRTVSREQVRALRDAVHDGYEENARPIQHQNDRTVLLYTPRVTGGFT